One Syntrophorhabdaceae bacterium genomic window, CCCGAGGGCGTCGTCAAAGTAGTGTATCATCTCCTGCCAATCGACAATGTCAACAGACATATCAACGGTCGGGTAATACGGGTTTGCGCGTTCTCCGCGAAATTCCCAGTCCAGAACAATCTGCTTGAACTTTTCATCAGGAACCTGGATCCAATCCCTTATAAACTCTTCCCTCTCTTCCATGGTCGCAAAAGGTGTCTGAGGAAATTGTCCCTCGATCTGGGTTATGTTTATCTTCTCGCCGGTTGCATACATAAGGAAATATACCGGATTCAGCATCCCGAGCTTGAGAGGGAGCTGCTCATGTTTCTTGATGTTGTTGTGAGCGTATACCTCTGCGCCCTTGCCGATCTTTTGGGCTGCCCAATAGGTGCCGTCGGCTAAAATATCTCCTATCCCTTCCCGGCGGACGACCCTGTCAAGCAACCAGTAAAATTTCCCCTCGTTATCGGACGGGCATGCCTCATAAGCGGATGTCCCTTCAAAGTCCTTGTCGGTCAGAATACCGGCCTCTTTAAGCTCAAATGCGAAGGCCAGGACCTGCGGGGTTGAGAACCCGTCCACTCCGTACTCCGTAGCTTTTTGAGCGATCTTAAAGCCAAAATCCAGATCGTCTACAAAGGCCGCCATTGTATAGGTCAGCTTCGAGAAGCATTTCATCATATAGGTCGAAAGTCCCGGGACGGAAATGATCGCCCCGCACTTCATCGGACAGTTATAGCAGCTTATTAACCGCTTCCGCACATTTAATTGGACACTTTTCCATCTCTCTTCAATTTCCTTGTTCCAGAAGTCTTTTCTCCGAACGCGGGCATTTCCCCACACGAAATTTTCGGTGTGCCACTTCTCGTCAACGTGAAGCATCTCTTGCGGCGACCCAAGCCCCTGTAAAATGGTCATTACATTCGGAACAGGATTATCGTTCCGGTATTTTATATATTTCAGCACCTCGTTGCAGAGCTCTAAAAATTCAGCCGGACGGGCAAGATTGACGTCCTTTGTCCCACGAACAGCTATTGCCTTTACCTTTTTGTCCCCCATAACAGCGCCCAGTCCGAGTCGGCTGGCACTGGAGCGGCCCTGTTCGATGGAAGCCGTAAATACCCTGTTTTCACCGGCCAGGCCGATAGCAGCAACCTGTGCGTTCGGCTCGTTCAATTCCTTCTTAATGAGCTCTTGCGTTTCAACGGCGCCTTTCCCCTTGAGATGGCTGGCATCACGTATCTCCACCTTGTCATTGTGTATCCATATATAGACCAGATTGGGGGACTTGCCGCGAAGGATCACCTTGTCATAACCTGCATACTTCAGCTCCGGCGCCCAGAACCCACCCATTATTGAATATCCCATTAACAACGTCTGAGGAGAATAGGCGGTAATAATAGTACGATTCGCACCGGGAGCAGGTGTGCCGCATAAAAGGCCGGCGCCGAAAATCAGTGGAACGTCAGGAGAAAAGGGGTCAGTATCGGGGGGAACCCT contains:
- a CDS encoding aldehyde ferredoxin oxidoreductase N-terminal domain-containing protein, with the translated sequence MRYAETGFNLEIDLTKGNIERVETDPKDTELYLGGLGTNTKILWERVPPDTDPFSPDVPLIFGAGLLCGTPAPGANRTIITAYSPQTLLMGYSIMGGFWAPELKYAGYDKVILRGKSPNLVYIWIHNDKVEIRDASHLKGKGAVETQELIKKELNEPNAQVAAIGLAGENRVFTASIEQGRSSASRLGLGAVMGDKKVKAIAVRGTKDVNLARPAEFLELCNEVLKYIKYRNDNPVPNVMTILQGLGSPQEMLHVDEKWHTENFVWGNARVRRKDFWNKEIEERWKSVQLNVRKRLISCYNCPMKCGAIISVPGLSTYMMKCFSKLTYTMAAFVDDLDFGFKIAQKATEYGVDGFSTPQVLAFAFELKEAGILTDKDFEGTSAYEACPSDNEGKFYWLLDRVVRREGIGDILADGTYWAAQKIGKGAEVYAHNNIKKHEQLPLKLGMLNPVYFLMYATGEKINITQIEGQFPQTPFATMEEREEFIRDWIQVPDEKFKQIVLDWEFRGERANPYYPTVDMSVDIVDWQEMIHYFDDALGVCAGLSSFPLKPPYHIHNYPKIISAATGIDIDEEGLKKIYRRNRNLLRAVNTRRGLRRADEVPPEDHWKKRFPELEAQLLDAYYKFKGWDNEGIPKKETLQELDLGYVAEDLEQRGIIKNGQD